One segment of Bacillus alkalisoli DNA contains the following:
- the comGC gene encoding competence type IV pilus major pilin ComGC, with amino-acid sequence MLLQEKGFTLVEMLIVMLVITILLLVMLPNATKNTSVIGTKGCDAFIKMVESQVQTYRLDKRENPTSLQDLNHEDYLKEHFNKNNNTLRCPGGEELTLDGDKVIPINTPPSNND; translated from the coding sequence ATGTTATTACAAGAAAAAGGATTTACTTTGGTAGAAATGCTAATTGTTATGCTTGTTATTACTATCCTATTGTTAGTTATGTTACCGAATGCAACGAAAAATACTTCTGTTATCGGTACAAAGGGATGTGATGCATTTATAAAAATGGTCGAGTCACAAGTGCAAACTTACAGATTAGATAAAAGGGAAAATCCGACTAGTTTACAAGACTTAAATCATGAAGATTACTTAAAGGAGCACTTTAACAAAAATAACAATACGTTACGCTGTCCAGGAGGAGAAGAATTAACACTTGATGGTGATAAAGTTATCCCAATCAACACACCTCCTTCTAATAATGATTAA
- the comGB gene encoding competence type IV pilus assembly protein ComGB has product MLKNKGWPISKQEEFSRKVGELYANGYTIVEAINLVSLHYTEADKKDTYNMMELLKEGHSFNEVLQRFHFHEDVLSLLYFSQKHGDLSNALIKSSTLLKRRRKLKQKLIDILRYPILLMLIVFIMLFFMNWVLVPQFVTLFEQMRVNQSWFIQLTLKILTAAPTFITFFFILILCLFLFFHLSWRTLPISKKIQLLLKTPFIRSYFIDYQTYFFAEQTSSLLHAGLSIKECLHVFENQQHHALLNLLAKQVKSELVAGKKFEEIVLSVPYLNNSLSTVVIHGQKNGKLPQQLLDYSESLLHVQQNKLETYLKRLQPILLMFVGLFIMFLYVSIFIPMLQLMGGL; this is encoded by the coding sequence TTGTTGAAAAATAAGGGCTGGCCAATATCAAAACAAGAAGAATTTTCACGTAAAGTGGGAGAATTATATGCAAACGGATATACGATTGTAGAAGCGATAAATTTAGTAAGTTTACATTATACTGAAGCAGATAAAAAAGACACATACAATATGATGGAACTATTGAAAGAAGGACATAGTTTTAATGAAGTTTTACAAAGGTTCCATTTTCATGAAGATGTGTTGTCTTTACTTTATTTCTCTCAAAAACATGGTGATTTAAGTAATGCATTAATTAAAAGTAGTACACTACTGAAACGCAGAAGAAAACTAAAACAAAAATTAATAGATATTCTTCGATATCCCATTCTTTTAATGTTAATCGTTTTCATTATGTTATTTTTTATGAATTGGGTACTAGTACCTCAATTTGTTACATTGTTTGAACAGATGAGAGTAAATCAATCATGGTTTATACAACTAACATTAAAAATTTTAACGGCAGCACCAACCTTCATAACTTTTTTCTTCATTCTAATACTATGTTTATTCCTTTTCTTCCACCTATCTTGGAGGACACTTCCAATATCAAAAAAAATTCAACTATTGTTAAAAACACCATTTATAAGAAGCTATTTCATCGACTATCAAACGTATTTTTTTGCTGAGCAAACGAGTTCTTTATTACATGCAGGATTAAGTATTAAAGAATGTTTGCACGTATTTGAAAATCAACAACATCACGCACTATTAAATTTGCTTGCAAAACAAGTGAAAAGTGAGCTTGTTGCTGGTAAAAAGTTTGAAGAGATTGTGTTGTCTGTGCCTTATTTAAATAATAGTCTGTCAACAGTAGTCATCCATGGACAAAAAAACGGTAAACTTCCGCAACAATTATTAGATTACAGTGAGTCTTTATTACATGTACAACAAAATAAATTAGAAACATATCTAAAGAGGTTACAACCAATATTGTTAATGTTTGTAGGCTTGTTCATTATGTTTCTTTACGTAAGTATTTTTATTCCAATGCTTCAATTAATGGGAGGATTATAG
- a CDS encoding TolB family protein: MKNQTLKLFTISLIAFVIIIGVMLYFFSERFTSAWVPIDHGFGETVTLSPDDEKIVFPFYQSGDGALYIANVDGSDVHQLTYPRQSESHVRPRFSHDGKKLLFLSREKLGENLLQSLYIMNVDGTGLVKISDEEDKLITDAIFSKNDQEILYLVAEEYTNYAPGANKRPHRMDLYKMSVRGDNKIRLTEDDSYEKSELSSPLTETIVGFIDGLKQDTGVLGTELVVFDVEKETEVKRVQPKSDFETEDIYSAKFSPDGEIIAFSAATVNPRRKSQFIYELYKMNKSGDNVEVLTSFRTFITEPTFFHNEPRLLFIQDQSWNRGKPNFKLWAVDLDGENIRSITLQMPQFTGTAL, encoded by the coding sequence ATGAAAAATCAAACTTTAAAACTCTTTACAATTTCACTCATTGCATTCGTCATTATTATTGGCGTAATGCTCTACTTTTTCTCAGAAAGGTTTACGTCAGCATGGGTGCCAATCGATCATGGTTTTGGGGAAACAGTTACATTATCTCCAGACGATGAGAAAATTGTGTTTCCGTTTTACCAAAGTGGAGATGGAGCACTTTATATTGCGAATGTTGATGGCAGTGACGTTCATCAGTTAACATATCCTCGTCAAAGTGAAAGTCATGTAAGGCCAAGGTTTTCACATGATGGTAAAAAGCTTTTGTTTCTATCACGTGAAAAGTTGGGAGAAAATCTTTTGCAAAGTTTATACATAATGAATGTAGACGGTACAGGTTTAGTGAAAATTTCTGATGAAGAAGATAAACTTATTACGGACGCCATTTTTTCTAAAAATGATCAAGAAATTTTATACTTAGTAGCAGAAGAATATACAAACTATGCTCCAGGTGCTAATAAAAGGCCACACAGAATGGATTTATATAAAATGTCCGTTAGAGGAGACAATAAAATTCGATTAACAGAGGACGATAGTTACGAAAAGAGTGAACTTTCAAGTCCGCTAACTGAAACGATTGTCGGTTTTATTGATGGATTGAAACAAGATACAGGGGTGTTAGGTACGGAGTTAGTCGTTTTTGATGTGGAAAAAGAGACAGAAGTAAAGCGAGTACAACCAAAATCAGATTTTGAAACAGAGGATATATATAGTGCGAAATTTTCACCTGATGGAGAAATAATCGCTTTTTCAGCAGCGACTGTTAATCCGAGGAGAAAATCTCAATTTATTTATGAATTGTATAAGATGAATAAGAGCGGCGATAATGTTGAAGTCTTAACTAGCTTTCGAACGTTTATTACAGAACCAACTTTTTTTCATAACGAACCACGACTTTTATTTATTCAAGACCAAAGTTGGAATCGAGGCAAACCTAATTTTAAATTGTGGGCGGTGGACTTAGACGGTGAAAATATAAGGTCCATCACGTTACAAATGCCGCAATTTACCGGAACAGCGTTATAA
- a CDS encoding helix-turn-helix transcriptional regulator — translation MDDVLKITNVLGDQTRYSIYDYLVQHKNEVGVQDIADKFHIHPNVARLHLSKLEDIHLIQSYLSKTGKGGRPSRKYKISDKSIQLSFPFRDYQLLAKIAIESMAALGEVGKQALYQTGKKFGHEIAQKYFYGQSSSLVSLDRKVDIIKDIATSCGLYADFHVRKEEQSIHLAINNCPFKELVDSEKHSICHMHLAFLQGIFEEVLDGATLQEMDNMADGCKQCTYKAFLPN, via the coding sequence ATGGATGATGTATTAAAAATTACAAATGTTCTAGGGGATCAAACAAGGTACTCTATTTACGATTATCTAGTTCAACATAAAAATGAGGTCGGCGTACAAGATATTGCAGATAAGTTTCACATTCATCCAAACGTAGCTCGCCTTCACTTATCAAAATTAGAAGATATCCACTTAATCCAATCCTACTTAAGTAAAACTGGAAAAGGTGGACGTCCAAGTAGAAAATATAAAATTTCCGATAAATCTATTCAATTATCATTCCCATTTCGTGATTATCAGCTTCTAGCTAAAATTGCGATCGAGTCGATGGCAGCTTTAGGTGAAGTAGGTAAACAAGCGCTTTATCAGACTGGGAAGAAGTTTGGTCATGAAATAGCACAAAAATATTTTTACGGTCAAAGCTCATCACTTGTATCGTTAGATAGAAAAGTAGATATAATAAAGGATATTGCTACTAGCTGTGGCTTGTATGCTGACTTTCACGTAAGAAAAGAAGAGCAATCTATACATTTAGCTATTAACAACTGTCCATTTAAAGAGTTGGTAGATAGTGAAAAGCATTCTATTTGTCATATGCATCTAGCTTTTCTTCAAGGAATATTTGAAGAAGTGTTAGACGGTGCAACTTTGCAAGAAATGGATAATATGGCTGATGGTTGTAAACAATGTACGTATAAGGCTTTTCTACCAAACTAA
- the comGD gene encoding competence type IV pilus minor pilin ComGD, with protein MTKYDESEKGFTLIESLLVLSIVSILLSLSFIKFSPVMEKKVIPQFFEQLTNDVLYAQQYAMSSKSSVNLVFSSSTKQYYIQVPTENRILLRREFNHHIDINTRVASSIVRFNAVGNIMNPGTYGISYKSEEQFLLVFQLGYGKFYVEEV; from the coding sequence ATGACAAAGTATGATGAAAGTGAAAAAGGATTTACGTTAATCGAATCATTATTAGTTTTGTCTATTGTTTCTATACTTTTATCTTTATCGTTTATAAAGTTCTCTCCTGTTATGGAGAAGAAGGTAATACCTCAATTTTTTGAGCAACTTACTAATGATGTACTCTACGCTCAACAGTACGCGATGAGTTCAAAAAGTAGTGTAAACCTTGTGTTTTCTTCTAGTACTAAACAATACTATATCCAGGTACCAACTGAAAATAGAATTTTACTTCGTAGAGAATTTAATCATCACATAGATATTAATACGAGGGTTGCAAGCAGTATTGTCCGATTCAATGCTGTTGGAAACATAATGAATCCAGGTACGTATGGAATAAGTTATAAATCGGAAGAACAATTTTTACTCGTTTTTCAATTAGGGTATGGGAAGTTTTATGTGGAAGAAGTGTGA
- a CDS encoding lysine N(6)-hydroxylase/L-ornithine N(5)-oxygenase family protein produces the protein MKIYDCIGVGIGPFNLGLASLLAGQDTVSSIFFDKEDSFEWHPGMLIEQSDLQVPFIADLVSFADPTSPYSFLNYLHKTNRLYAFYYYRRFDIPRREYNRYAKWVVNQLDNCHFGHSVVGLNYKKLEEENVYEVIIKHTNSNEEKVYKARHIVLGTGSVPFIPDSLRESINKNVFHTSDYLTYEKELKQSNSILVVGSGQSAAEIFYELLRDQTKYNYSIKWVTRAFNFLQIDSGKLSQELFSPDYVNYFTALEYDTRREALENLHLLRNGVDPETLRKIYDLLYNRSVDGKDEKIMIQPLSEVKNIKELDGEISVDCYQWQAKKTFNLKVDKVILATGYKPEIPSWIWNQKDKIEWESENEFKVDSNFRIKFKDNRDNHFYTLTNIEHSHGTGATNLSLSVMRNQLIINDIAQKEIYPVQMNTIFQQFLPE, from the coding sequence ATGAAAATATATGATTGTATTGGGGTTGGGATTGGTCCTTTTAATCTAGGTTTAGCATCTTTATTGGCTGGACAAGATACTGTTTCATCTATCTTTTTTGACAAAGAAGACAGTTTTGAGTGGCATCCTGGTATGTTAATCGAACAATCTGACCTTCAAGTACCATTTATAGCTGATTTAGTTTCGTTCGCTGATCCAACAAGCCCGTATAGTTTTTTAAATTATTTGCATAAAACTAATAGATTGTATGCATTTTATTATTACCGTCGTTTTGACATTCCGAGAAGAGAGTATAATCGTTATGCGAAATGGGTGGTGAACCAATTGGATAATTGCCACTTTGGCCATAGTGTCGTTGGTTTAAACTACAAAAAACTCGAAGAAGAAAATGTGTATGAAGTAATAATAAAGCATACAAATTCTAATGAAGAAAAAGTGTATAAGGCTAGACATATTGTGCTTGGGACGGGAAGCGTGCCGTTTATCCCAGATAGTTTGAGAGAAAGTATCAATAAAAATGTTTTTCATACTTCCGACTATTTGACATATGAAAAAGAATTGAAACAATCAAACTCTATTCTAGTTGTAGGTTCTGGACAGAGTGCCGCAGAGATATTTTATGAATTACTGCGTGACCAAACAAAATATAATTATTCTATTAAATGGGTAACAAGAGCCTTCAACTTCTTGCAAATAGACAGTGGTAAACTTAGTCAAGAATTGTTTTCCCCTGATTATGTGAATTACTTTACAGCGCTAGAATATGACACAAGAAGGGAAGCATTAGAGAATCTCCATCTGTTACGAAACGGTGTAGACCCAGAGACATTAAGAAAAATATATGATCTTTTATACAACCGATCGGTTGATGGAAAAGATGAAAAAATAATGATCCAACCACTATCGGAAGTGAAAAATATAAAGGAATTAGACGGTGAGATATCAGTAGACTGTTATCAATGGCAAGCAAAAAAAACCTTCAACTTGAAAGTGGATAAAGTAATCTTAGCGACTGGATATAAACCAGAAATTCCTTCATGGATATGGAACCAAAAAGATAAAATAGAATGGGAAAGCGAAAATGAATTTAAAGTAGATTCTAATTTTCGAATAAAGTTTAAAGATAATAGAGATAACCATTTTTATACTTTAACGAATATAGAGCATAGTCACGGCACTGGTGCAACGAACTTAAGTTTATCTGTCATGCGAAATCAATTAATAATAAATGATATCGCCCAAAAAGAAATATACCCAGTACAAATGAACACAATCTTTCAGCAGTTTTTACCCGAATAA
- a CDS encoding undecaprenyldiphospho-muramoylpentapeptide beta-N-acetylglucosaminyltransferase, which produces MKKSIVFTGGGSAGHVTPNIAIINKLKEKDWTINYIGSKNGIEEEIINKENIPFHSISSGKLRRYFDWKNFTDPLRIMKGVSDAYFILRKLKPQIVFSKGGFVTVPVVIAAKMLNIPIVIHESDITPGLANKIATKFATKVFVTFDETMKHFPKERVLFTGSPIREELFEGDKVEGKALLGFHEPKPILTIMGGSLGARKINQYVRENLHVLTESFQIVHLCGKGNVEDSLKDVIGYKQYEYISSELPHVLAASDYIISRAGANSIFEFLALKKPMLLIPLSRNASRGDQILNANSFKKKGFAEVLMEEDLTKDTFLQSVQTLQKHKEKLLEQMNKDSLHDTLTIIVEQIEKQAKK; this is translated from the coding sequence ATGAAAAAGTCAATTGTATTCACCGGAGGCGGCTCTGCAGGGCATGTGACCCCTAACATAGCCATTATAAATAAACTAAAAGAAAAAGATTGGACAATAAATTACATAGGCTCAAAAAATGGAATAGAAGAAGAAATAATTAATAAAGAAAATATTCCATTTCATTCGATTTCGAGCGGAAAATTAAGAAGATATTTTGATTGGAAAAACTTCACTGATCCACTCCGCATTATGAAAGGTGTATCGGACGCCTATTTTATTTTACGAAAACTAAAACCGCAAATTGTTTTCTCAAAAGGTGGTTTCGTAACGGTTCCAGTTGTCATTGCAGCAAAAATGTTAAACATCCCAATCGTTATTCATGAATCAGATATTACACCTGGCTTAGCAAATAAAATTGCAACGAAATTTGCTACAAAAGTGTTCGTGACTTTTGACGAAACAATGAAACATTTCCCGAAGGAGCGTGTTTTATTTACAGGTTCTCCTATAAGAGAAGAACTTTTCGAAGGAGACAAAGTAGAAGGGAAGGCATTATTAGGTTTTCATGAACCAAAGCCAATCCTAACGATAATGGGTGGAAGCTTAGGTGCAAGAAAAATAAACCAATATGTACGGGAAAACCTACATGTTTTAACAGAAAGTTTTCAAATAGTACATCTTTGTGGAAAAGGTAATGTAGAGGACTCGTTAAAAGATGTTATAGGCTATAAACAATATGAGTATATTTCTAGCGAGCTTCCGCATGTTTTAGCTGCGTCCGATTATATTATTTCACGTGCAGGCGCTAATTCCATCTTTGAATTCTTAGCATTAAAAAAGCCGATGCTTTTAATACCACTTTCCCGGAATGCTAGCAGGGGAGATCAGATACTCAACGCCAATTCTTTTAAGAAAAAAGGATTTGCGGAAGTATTAATGGAAGAGGATTTAACGAAAGATACTTTTTTACAAAGCGTTCAAACATTACAAAAACATAAAGAAAAGCTGTTAGAACAAATGAACAAAGACAGCTTACACGATACACTTACTATCATTGTAGAGCAAATCGAAAAACAAGCTAAAAAGTAA
- a CDS encoding ATP-binding protein — translation MRERMHIITPLVFLLVGSLWLIATDYFLYMLAQTQLVEMVNFLDFIKGWVFVGGAAILLFFMMKKQNAFNDMQEREQELSTLINSMPDFVCFKDGEGRWIRANDYGLSLYELDKVDYVGKKDNELATYTPYFKEAFEYCAKTDEQTWRSKKLTRSEESFLLPSGERKSFDVIKVPLYHKNGDRKALVAIGRDISVLKEAEQMMLKKEKLSVVGELSAGIAHEIRNPLTAIRGFIQLLDETDKPNKEHVKLVLSEVDRINQIVSEMLVLSKPQSREMKYFNFKKALHYCLNIVSYEASLYNIVVKVAEPEVEPIVYGDENGIKQALINIMKNAMEAMSDSGELHIHYSIVDEMLVVNIRDTGIGIPKEMIKRLGEPFLTSKEKGMGLGLNVTKKIIESHEGELHFESEEGKGTHVTLKLKVDLD, via the coding sequence ATGAGAGAACGAATGCACATCATCACTCCACTTGTATTTTTATTAGTGGGGAGCTTATGGTTAATAGCGACAGATTATTTTTTATATATGTTAGCTCAAACTCAACTAGTAGAAATGGTTAACTTTCTTGATTTTATTAAAGGATGGGTATTTGTTGGTGGAGCAGCAATCCTGCTATTTTTTATGATGAAAAAACAAAACGCATTTAATGATATGCAGGAACGAGAGCAAGAGTTATCTACGTTAATTAACTCCATGCCAGATTTTGTTTGCTTTAAGGATGGAGAGGGGCGTTGGATCCGAGCGAATGATTACGGATTATCGTTATATGAATTAGATAAAGTGGATTATGTCGGCAAGAAAGATAACGAGTTAGCAACGTACACTCCATATTTCAAGGAAGCATTTGAGTATTGTGCAAAGACGGATGAACAAACATGGCGATCCAAAAAGTTAACGAGAAGTGAAGAATCCTTTTTGTTACCTTCAGGAGAAAGAAAATCATTTGATGTTATTAAAGTGCCTTTATACCACAAAAATGGAGATAGAAAGGCACTAGTTGCAATAGGAAGAGATATTTCTGTTTTAAAAGAAGCGGAACAAATGATGTTAAAGAAGGAAAAGTTATCTGTAGTAGGAGAGTTATCTGCTGGTATAGCTCATGAAATTAGAAACCCGCTAACAGCAATAAGAGGATTTATACAATTACTAGATGAAACAGACAAACCAAATAAAGAACATGTGAAATTAGTCTTAAGTGAAGTGGATAGAATTAACCAAATTGTAAGTGAGATGTTAGTTTTATCTAAACCACAAAGTAGAGAGATGAAGTATTTTAATTTTAAAAAAGCATTACATTATTGTTTAAACATCGTAAGTTATGAGGCTTCTTTATACAATATTGTAGTTAAAGTAGCGGAACCAGAAGTGGAACCTATCGTGTATGGTGATGAAAATGGTATTAAACAAGCACTTATTAATATTATGAAAAATGCAATGGAAGCAATGTCAGATAGTGGTGAACTGCATATACATTACTCTATTGTTGATGAAATGTTAGTAGTAAATATTAGAGATACCGGTATTGGTATACCGAAAGAGATGATTAAGCGACTAGGTGAACCTTTCTTAACTTCAAAAGAGAAAGGAATGGGTCTAGGGCTAAATGTAACGAAAAAAATTATTGAGTCACATGAGGGGGAATTACATTTCGAAAGTGAAGAAGGAAAAGGTACACACGTAACGCTTAAATTAAAAGTGGATTTAGATTAA
- a CDS encoding Spx/MgsR family RNA polymerase-binding regulatory protein: MNEITFYSYPSCTSCRKTKKWLKANELSFSERHIFRETPSFEEMLTILSKTTEGFDEILATRSQSFKDLNVDVNELSISELIQLVQQEPKLLRRPIIVSGKKLIVGYNESALANLAKKNKKKQLQHKSVS; the protein is encoded by the coding sequence ATGAACGAGATTACGTTTTATAGTTACCCAAGTTGTACGTCGTGTAGGAAGACTAAAAAATGGTTAAAGGCGAACGAGTTATCATTTTCAGAAAGACATATCTTTAGAGAAACCCCATCATTTGAAGAAATGTTAACGATACTTTCTAAAACAACGGAAGGTTTTGATGAGATCCTAGCTACTAGAAGTCAATCTTTCAAAGACCTCAATGTGGATGTAAACGAATTATCCATTTCAGAACTTATACAGCTTGTACAACAAGAACCAAAGTTGTTAAGAAGACCTATTATAGTCAGTGGTAAGAAATTAATCGTAGGTTACAATGAATCGGCCCTTGCGAACTTAGCGAAGAAAAATAAAAAGAAACAATTACAACACAAATCAGTTTCCTGA
- a CDS encoding class I SAM-dependent methyltransferase, translated as MTILTHLIEKIKASDNNCLTYADFMQEVLYHPTYGYYMKDTKKVGKEGDFYTSSNVSNVFGKLFARHFYKVFQQKKLPPFIYEIGGGTGRFAKQLLEELKEIDVSFYNGLTYCMIETSKYHISEQKKLLPTDANVVYKSSLNECESIEGIVFSNELYDAFPVHVIEKRERVVNEVHITTNSKNEMMEVLFPLENQPIIDYLNKFSIELSENQRFEVPLSMVKHLAFVAEKVKKGLIYTIDYGYTLEEWLSPELMDGSLRGYYKHEMIRNPLLHVGEMDLTTHIHLYALEQVGTELNLQHCFTKKQGEFLLAAGILNFLQENYDTNPFSEKSKQNRAIRSLVMESGLSKGFTVVVQSKNCEMDWKVILEETPKF; from the coding sequence ATGACAATACTTACCCACCTAATAGAAAAGATAAAAGCTTCAGATAATAATTGCCTTACATATGCAGATTTCATGCAAGAAGTACTCTACCATCCTACTTACGGTTATTACATGAAGGATACGAAAAAAGTAGGAAAAGAAGGTGACTTTTACACATCTAGTAATGTAAGTAATGTGTTTGGTAAACTATTTGCTCGACACTTTTATAAAGTTTTTCAACAGAAAAAGCTGCCGCCATTTATATACGAAATTGGTGGTGGTACGGGTAGATTTGCGAAGCAACTATTAGAAGAACTAAAGGAAATAGATGTTTCATTTTACAATGGTCTAACCTATTGTATGATTGAGACGAGTAAGTACCATATTTCCGAGCAAAAAAAGTTGCTACCAACTGATGCTAATGTCGTGTACAAGTCAAGCCTAAATGAATGTGAATCAATAGAAGGAATTGTGTTTTCTAACGAATTATATGATGCTTTTCCAGTCCATGTTATTGAAAAGAGAGAAAGAGTAGTTAATGAAGTACACATTACTACTAATTCTAAAAACGAAATGATGGAAGTCCTTTTTCCGTTAGAGAATCAACCTATTATAGATTACTTAAACAAGTTTTCTATCGAGTTAAGTGAGAACCAAAGATTTGAGGTTCCTTTATCAATGGTAAAACATTTGGCCTTTGTTGCTGAGAAGGTAAAGAAAGGGTTAATATATACAATTGATTATGGATATACGTTGGAAGAATGGCTGAGTCCAGAATTAATGGATGGAAGCTTACGTGGCTATTATAAACATGAAATGATAAGAAATCCGCTATTACATGTAGGTGAAATGGATTTAACTACTCATATTCATTTATATGCTTTAGAACAAGTAGGAACAGAATTAAACTTACAACATTGCTTTACAAAAAAACAAGGCGAATTCCTCCTTGCAGCAGGGATATTAAATTTTTTACAAGAGAACTATGATACGAATCCTTTTTCTGAAAAAAGTAAACAGAACCGTGCCATTCGTTCACTAGTTATGGAGAGTGGACTTAGCAAAGGATTTACAGTCGTTGTACAATCAAAGAACTGTGAAATGGATTGGAAAGTTATTTTAGAAGAAACACCAAAATTTTAA
- a CDS encoding type II secretion system protein, with protein sequence MWKKCDGFTLLETISALFVWVMIATIIFPSLLTVIVERKNIKLEREARFLLQDKVQVMREDAVYEEMEVKNEGIFFTFIIMNEDPYSKVCVSYNDYKNRKREKCELLYVGKK encoded by the coding sequence ATGTGGAAGAAGTGTGATGGTTTTACTTTATTAGAGACGATATCGGCATTGTTTGTTTGGGTAATGATTGCAACTATCATTTTTCCAAGTCTCTTAACCGTAATTGTGGAGAGGAAAAATATTAAGTTAGAAAGGGAAGCCCGATTTCTTTTACAAGACAAGGTGCAAGTGATGAGGGAGGACGCAGTCTATGAAGAAATGGAGGTGAAGAATGAAGGGATATTTTTTACTTTTATTATTATGAACGAGGATCCATATTCGAAAGTATGTGTGAGTTATAACGATTATAAGAATAGAAAACGGGAAAAGTGTGAACTATTGTATGTGGGAAAAAAGTAA
- the comGA gene encoding competence type IV pilus ATPase ComGA, which yields MNIEKQCEQLIQTAFQLKVSDIHIVPMEHDAKISFRMDHQLYNQKRIPLPVYERIITHLKFKAAMDIGEQRKPQNGHMTLKVNDTIVNLRLSTLPTIYNESLVIRILPHDKVSPLKNLSLFPTTTKRLLSLLSHSHGLILFTGPTGSGKTTTVYSLLEASKQLFQRNIISLEDPVERRSEDVLQVQVNEKAGITYSSGLKAILRHDPDVILVGEIRDEETARIAIRAALTGHLVLSTLHARNTKGAIHRLLELKVPIEELQQTLIAVSAQRLVELKCLFCEQECTALCRKYRKKRMATVFELLNGRKLNDVFENIKGYGDQVSIYTIKDEIKKGIALGYLQPKELERWGLVEK from the coding sequence GTGAACATTGAAAAACAATGTGAACAGCTTATCCAAACAGCTTTTCAGCTTAAGGTTAGCGACATTCACATCGTACCGATGGAACATGATGCAAAAATATCTTTTCGAATGGATCACCAGCTGTATAACCAAAAAAGAATTCCACTACCAGTTTATGAGAGAATCATTACACACTTAAAATTTAAAGCTGCTATGGATATAGGTGAGCAGCGAAAACCTCAAAATGGACACATGACATTAAAAGTAAACGATACAATAGTAAACTTACGTTTATCAACTCTTCCTACTATTTACAACGAAAGTTTAGTCATACGAATACTCCCACACGACAAAGTTTCACCTTTAAAAAACTTATCCTTATTTCCTACAACAACTAAAAGACTTCTATCATTATTAAGCCATTCACACGGACTTATATTATTCACAGGGCCTACAGGCAGCGGTAAAACAACGACTGTATATTCTCTACTTGAAGCTAGTAAGCAACTATTTCAAAGGAACATTATCTCGCTAGAAGACCCCGTAGAGAGAAGAAGCGAAGATGTGTTGCAAGTTCAGGTGAATGAAAAAGCTGGAATAACATATTCATCGGGCTTAAAGGCGATTTTACGACATGACCCTGATGTGATTTTAGTGGGAGAAATACGTGATGAAGAAACAGCTCGAATTGCAATTAGAGCGGCACTCACTGGCCACTTAGTATTATCCACTTTACATGCCAGAAATACAAAAGGAGCCATTCATCGATTGTTAGAATTAAAGGTTCCAATCGAAGAGTTACAACAAACGTTAATAGCTGTTTCTGCTCAAAGATTAGTAGAGCTAAAATGCTTATTTTGTGAACAGGAATGCACGGCTCTTTGTAGGAAATATCGTAAAAAAAGAATGGCTACGGTCTTTGAATTGTTAAATGGAAGAAAACTCAATGATGTATTTGAGAATATTAAAGGATACGGAGATCAAGTTTCTATCTACACCATTAAAGATGAAATTAAGAAAGGTATCGCCCTAGGTTATCTACAACCTAAAGAGCTAGAAAGATGGGGTCTTGTTGAAAAATAA
- a CDS encoding DUF2626 domain-containing protein encodes MERMYRVLGFWTGIFAVMFYLGHMPQTSLLFFGQTVFFVFLSFLKLSERMYIYIFGAYLTIFFVGFSYWTTFMMVPGQGH; translated from the coding sequence ATGGAACGTATGTACCGTGTTTTAGGTTTTTGGACTGGGATTTTCGCTGTAATGTTCTATCTTGGCCATATGCCACAAACGTCATTATTATTCTTTGGACAAACGGTATTCTTTGTGTTTTTAAGTTTTCTAAAATTATCTGAACGTATGTACATTTATATCTTTGGTGCATATTTAACTATTTTCTTCGTTGGTTTCTCTTACTGGACAACATTTATGATGGTACCAGGTCAAGGTCATTAA